AAAATTGTTGAAGGTGAAGTTGATCAATCTGATCAAATCTTTCTAGATGATGAGCAAATGGATAAAGGTTTCGCTCTCCTTTGCGTTACTTATCCCCGTTCTAATTGCACAATTAAGACTCACCAAGAACCATATCTTGTGTAGAGTATTGCTTTGAATGAGGTTTCGATCCCCGAATTCTTTGATAAGTCGGGGATCTTTTTCATTTAGAATTGCTATATTGGATTTTGAGAATCTTCTGATGTATAACTGAGCCAGCGAGTAGCAATGTCTTTTAAAGAGCCATTTTCAGACATCAGTCGCAATTCAATGTTGAGTTTTTTTGTTAAAGAACTATCGATGGGTAAGACAAACCCATAAAGCTCATTTCCCAGAGACAAGTTAGTTAATTTTACGTTCAGTTCGGGATTTTGCGTGAGGTAATATTCCAGAGCGGGACGGTCGAAGACTACTGCATCTGCTGATTTGGTAGATAATAGTTTTACAGCATCTCCTAGGGTGGCGACTTCTTGAATTCGATTACTATAGTTCTGCACTACCTCAACACTAGATGAACCTTTTACAGTGGCTAATCTGGTATCTTGCAGGCTGGAAGGACTGGTAAATTGTTCAGTAGAATCACCGGATAAGGCTATGGTTATGGCGGAAGCTAGTCCTGCTGTTAGTGACGAGACTGTTACTAAAGCCAATACCATCCAAGTCCCAGCGATGAGACGACCGAGACGGGTAACAGGTGCGCGATCGCCATATCCCACTGTAGTTAATGTTACCAATGCAAACCACATCCCATTACCCACGCCCTGAAGATAATTTTTGGGGAATTGTTCACTATTTTTATTTCGTTCCGCTAACCACACCAAATTCCCGACGACGAACATCAGAATAACTAATATCCCCATCGACGTTAAAACCGCAGTTTCAAAAAAAGGTTTAACCCGGCTCCAAATACTGGGGTCTTCAGCTGTTGTTAAGACGGCAATTTCTGTAGAAAAATAAGGTTGGGTAAAATCAACTTTTTGTAGGCGTTGAGCAGTAATTGTGATGGGACCTATCAATAAATCCAATTCTCCCTGCTCTACAACTTCTAGAGCATTAGCAACGCTAGCTTGGGGTATTAATTCATACTCTATCTTTTGAGAACGAGCCACTTGTTTCCATACTTCAACACTAATCCCTGAAGTGTCTTTATCTTTGCGAACTACAAAAGGCGCAGAGCCAGCTACTCCTACTCGCAAAGGAGCGGCTGAAGCTAAAGTAGGAACAGAAATAACTAAAGCGACAGCTACCCCAGTCAAGCAATTATGGTTAGCTGCAAAACCCAGGCGGAGGTGAAAAATAGATGCAGACAAAATCCGATGTATTTGCTGTGAATGTGGGAAGTTGCGGAAATTCATGAGTTATTGACTCCTGACTTATTTCTAACAAATGTTATATTATTTATGTTGATAACTGCCAGAGTTGAATTTGATAACAAAGATGGCTTTCAAAAATTTCTCCGGCGGCTAAACCCTCAGTAATTGGTTTATCCAACCAACGTTTAAAAGCCCAACTTCCTATTGTATGTATGGGTGGAACTGCTATTTTGACAACATCAGCAATATATTTAAATGTGGTTAATCCAAAAGTCTGAAAGTTATGAATGCACAAATCAATGGTTGGTGCAATTGATTTAGAAATATCTTCGGTTTTAACTAATTTAAATCCAGCTTTCTCTAAAGCTGTTTGGAGGTCATTAGCAAGATGACAGTTAGAAAAAATCCCTTCTTTGTATGAGGCATCAAAGCGCATCATATCTGCTATTAGTAAGTAACTACCACTATTGAGTAAACGCGCTGCGCCTTGAGCTAAATCTTCTACAGCCATATATTGACTACTTTCACTCAATAGCACTAAATCATAAGAATGTGAAGATTGAAACTCTTCAAATGTTGTTAAGTAGAAAGGTACTTTACCGTTAGTATTTTGAATAAATTTCTCTTGTTGAATGGTATCGGGTGCTAGTCCCTCAACACTAAGACCACGTTCACAAAGGGATTTTGCATTACCACCAATACCACAGCCTACATCTAGTACAGTTTTGATTCCTTCTGGGATGAAGCTAAAAAGTTTGGCTGTATAGGCTGCTTGTGCTTCACGCAGGTCAGTTAAAGTCAATTCTTTACCAATAGTTGGTATGACTTCCCAATAGCCGTAATGTAGATAGGAGGAACCGGTGAGTCCCATATAGTAATCTATGGCTGCATTTTGATAGCGTGTTGCTTTGGGGATATTTATTGACTTTGATTTCTGCATTTAGGGTTAAGGTGAGGTTGCTGATACAGTTGTATATTTAACATATTATTCCGATGACACACTAAGTTTTGCTGGCTGAAAATCTTAATAACGGCTGAATCAAAAATTATGAAGCCAAATATTTTTGCAGGTTTGGGAGTTGTTGAATCAAGAATGCGATCGCACTTTGTGATGTGTTAAATGCGATCGCCTAAATACTGTAAAAATATGGTATTGTTAATTACACACTTCTACCTCTGTGGAATTTATTGGTGAGGGCGTGGGTACTGCTGGAATACGTGCCAAAATTCCTTTCTTGAGTGGTTCTGGGCGTTCACTCCACGGTAATAAACCTTCTGGATGTGCATAGTATTTACTTGCACACTCGAATACTCCAGCTACTTCTGTGGGTGACAAATCAGCAGAAATATCACCAAACATATAAATAGATTTACTATATGCAGCAAAGGATACCACACAAGAGCGATCGCAAGCACTCATGCAGTTCACGGGCTGAATAGTAAACTTTGTGTTTAATTCCCAATGAGGATAATGTGCTTCTAAGTGTTTGAGCAGCTTTTCTCCACCACTTTCACCGACACGCTTACCACCTTCCCACTTACTCGCACAAGTGGTACAAACAAATATTGTATGTTGTGCTGTCATCTATGCCTCGTAGATTTTAGCTAAAGTTACTTTTCTATCGGCGGGTATTCTGACTTACGCAATTTAAAATTTAAATTTGAAAATTTTGAACTGTCTGATACAATTTCAAATCTCAAATTAAAAATTTCAAATCGGTTTACAGCTGCGGGACAGCGCCGGATTTACACCGGACTTTCCCCCTTAAGTCTAATAGCTGATTTCTACTAGAGCCGGATATATAAAAATCTACCATAGTTTCGTCAAATTTATCACATGGTGACTTATAAAGTTTAGAGGATGTCTGAAAACTTTTTCGTGTTGCATAAAACACTTGTATATCCCCCTAAATCCCCCTTAAAAAGGGGGACTTTGATTAATTTTCCCCCCCTTATTAAGGGGGGTAAGGGGGGATCTGGATAAAACTGATACTTCTCAGACATCCTCTTAGACACACTTGTCAAAAATTAACAATACTTGTAACAGTATGTCAGTTAAAATACAGTATCATCCTCATGGCATAGCGCATAATATTTGACTACTTATTTTAAATTTTAGCAATTCATCAAACTTATTTTTGACCAAGAATATAGAGACATTTTATAAAACCTCTCTACAAAGGTTTAAGAAAAAGTATATTTAAATTCATTCGTTGTCTAATTCCTGATATTTTTAATTTTTACAGGATCTTTGGCTGCATTTTAGCGTTCTTTAGACAATAATTCTCAATATGTCTTGGGATCTTTATAAATGATTAATAATTTAAAGTTATCAGAGTGATAATATATAAATAAGCTAAATTGTTGCTAGTGAACCTAAACTTCAACAAAAAGCGATTACAGCGTTATTTAAAACATTTCTATCTAAATTTTGGTTCAGCTAAAAATTAAGCAAAACCTAAGATAGATGCAAGAATAAAATAACGAAACTCTGCGTGAATCTTCTCCTAAACTTAACCAGATTTATTTAGGTAGCAAATAAATCTCAAAATTCTGTAATTAATTAGTAAAAGCTACTAATTAATCAATTATTTAGAGTTTTGAACGAGTCTAATAATCTGGAATACCATAAATTTTGTTGAAGAATGGTAGGGATAATCTACTATTTACCTTTCTGAGTCAATTTAGGAATTTTAAGGATTTGTGATGAATCAGATCAAAAAGCAAAAATTGAGTGAAGTCACCAAGCAATGGCTGATAGCAAATGGCTACAACCCCAATAATTTTAATCAACAAGGTGAAAATGGCGACACAGCTTTGATGAAAGCTACTAGAGAAGGAGTCTATGCAGTTGTTAGAGAGCTAATTGATTTAGGGGCAAATATTAATGCTAAAAATCATGACCGGAATAATGCTTTATGGTTTGCTTGTTTCGGAAATCATTACGAGTTAATTAGCTTGCTGCTAGCCGCAAAAATTAACATTGACAACCAAAATGATAACGGTGCAACTGTTTTAATGTATGCCGCATCAGCAGGAAAGACAGGTGTTGCTAAATTACTTCTACAATACAAACCTAATTTAGAATTAAGAAATTTAGACGATTATAAAGCCATAGATTTTGCTAGCAATATAGAGATTTTAGGATTACTCAAAAATGCCGCCAAGTAAGAATTTAGAAACAGCATACCACGATGCAACCAAGCATTCTTACTTATCTGTACAGATTAATCCCAATATGGTATATATCATCTGGAAGTTGAGAATAATTGTCTAACTCTGATCTATGAATTAATTGATGATGGGTTGGAGAGTTATATTATACCGGGGAAAAGTATCAAGGGGTACATTTTTTTAATTAGTTGTGTCTATTATAGGTCTAGCTGGAAATATCAGGATAGAAGCCTGAGATATTGCTTTTTAGATAGTGGTCATCATTTAGGTGCGATCGCAGCATCAGCCTATTTGCATAACCAAGATATACAACTGATTTTTGAGTTTGATAAACTTGCTCTCAATACAGTTTTAGGCTTTGAAAATAAAGAGTTTATCACTGCTGCTGTAATCTCAGGTGAGGTGCAAGAAAAGCCAGTTAGACGGTTAAGGTTGAAGGTTCCTTTTGTCTGTGGTACAGATTATTTTGAAGCTAATAAATTCATTGAAGATAGCTATCAACTAACAGCTGTGCAGCAAAGTCCAGCACAGCGACTCGAACAGCCACAGTTTAACTTTGACAAGGATAAATTTTATCAAACTGTTTGGAATAGACGTTCAATTAGACGTTTCCGGAAACAGTTTATTTCTCAAGAAGACTATTTATATATCTGGCGACAAATTGAAAAATCGATACCAACAGCCCATTTTGAGGAAATCGAAATTTACTCTGTTGTGCATCGAGTAGAAGGGATATCGCCGGGATTATATAAAGGTACGCATCTGCTAAAAGCAGGTAATTTCGGGGAACGGACGGGTTACTTATGCGTGAATCAAGAGATCGCCAGAGATGGCGCTGTAACTTTGTTTTTTGTATCTGACTATATCAACTATCAAACGGCTATGCAATTAGCTGGTTTTGTCGGACAAATAATTTATTTGGTGAGTAATTATTTGGGAATAGATTGTAGTGGAATTGGTGCTTTTTACGATGACGAAACCCAAGAATTACTAGAAACCAATAAAGATGTTCTCTATGGAATGGCTATTGGCAAATAACTAGGATCATAAAGAGAGATGGCGAACCATAATTTTTCTTTTAATAGTGACGATTCTCATCCTATGCAGCCGACATCGGCAGATATTATATTGCGGCAACAACTAGAGTATTCTATTAGTAGATATTTTTATGACGGGTGCGATCGCATCATTCAAAATTTGCTCTCTAATTGTCGCTGGTATGTCACAACTCGCGCTAATGCAATGACATTAGTAATTGAATGTCCTGATCAAGTTACTAATTGGCGGGTTTTGCAAAAAATTGTGCCAATGGGAACATTATTAAACTCCATTATCAGCAGTGCTAAAATCCGTGTTTGTCCCCCAGATATTCAAGGTATACCCTTTGAAATGAGAGTAGATGAATTGGCTGTTTATCGTGATTGGGCATAAGTCAATTTTGGATTTTGGATTTTGGATTTTGGATTGTTAATTAAATCTATCTACTCTGGTTGATGAATTTGGTTAATTGTTCAAAAACTAACTCAGCAGAATGTTTGACTATGGGACTTAATTCTAGTCCTAAATCAAGATTTGCGGCTTCAATGAGGTAAACTGTGACATCTTGGGGAAACTCATGTGCAAAGATTTTCCTTCCAGCAGCTAAAGCATGATCCCAACGAAAATCATGTAAATTATAACTAGGTTCTGGTAAAGCTTCTAATTCTTTTCCTGGAACTTTAAATATAGCACCGGGTTCTGAACTTGTGGAACTGGCATCAACAATTATTAATGCTGTACTACCTCTAGCTTTAAACATGACATCCATCCCCCCAGTTCCACAGTCATATACTCGCACATTAGGATGAGGATTTTCGGCTAAATATTGTTGTAAACCTTGGGCAATAATTACGCCTACAGCATCGTCACTGCGGTTAAGATTACCGCAACCAATAATAGTTAGCAAGAGTTTTTTAATTAGGTAATTACGATTTGGTAAATCAGAAAAAGTCTTGGCGACTAGAAGTCACGGAACCATCCAGACAAAACCCAGCGACCTGGGTTTAAAATCCTTCGTTTCTCTTAGTCCGCGCAGGCGGACTTCCCTCCGGGAAGCCGCTACGCGTCATGTTTGTGTAGTAGCGATTTCTAATCGCCCAAAACTTTTAAAACTAAAACTTCACATCATATTTTTTAGCAATTTCTGTGAATTTTTCACACTGCTTTTGTGATGCGTCAGTTAATATCATTTCTGCTTGTTGTGGAGTGTTGCCATCTTTAGGAATTAAATACTTGACATAAAGGGCGATAAAATCAGCTACAACTGCCAAACCCGATAAACCATGTTTGTCAGCTTCCTTACCCGCGAACCTTTGCGCTAACCTCCGCGAACCTTTGCGTTTAAACTCCCCCCTTCTCTACGCAGTCCGAAAACGCGCCAACTCCGCACCAGTCTTAGCATCATGGGCGTGAACAGTACACACCAAACAAGAATCAAAAGCGCGCGCGACGTGACCAACCTCCACAGGGTCGCTAGAATCGTAAATCGGTGTACCTATCAAAGCCTCCTCAATGGGACCACGTTTACCCTCACCGTCACGGGGGCCAATATTCCAAGTCCCAGGAGCAACCACTTGGTAATTTTTAATCTTACCGCCCTCCACCTCAACCCAGTGAGACAAAGCACCCCGCGCCGCTTCCGTTGCACCCCAACCCTTACCATCTCGTTCTGTAGGCTTAATATACCAAGGGTCATTTAACTTAAACTCGCGTAAACAGTGTTCAGCTTGGCGATATAACTTGACAAGTTCGTGAACTCGTGCTAGTTGACGCAGGTGAACACTAGCACCACCCATACTTTTGAAAGCATCCAGTATAAACCCGTCATGGTGTTGCCAAGATTCACCGTGATTACCACCAGCGACTAATTGTCTAGCTAAGGGGCCTGCTTCTAAACGTCCGAAGTCTTTGTGTAGGACAGCACTCGACCAAGAATAGGCATTTTCAAAGTCTTTGCTATTATTTGCTGTGGGTTTAGTAGTGCGATCGCTTGGATGAATATCTGCTGTACCTTCATCGTACCAGGAATGTGTAGTATTCTCCCGCAGAAAAGACTGATCCATCAAAGAGTGAGTATCACTGAAGCTGTCATACACCCCACCCTTCATAATCATCGCCGCATTGCGCCCTTCCATAGTCGGCTTTTGGTATTTGTCCTCATGGGCTAAATATCCCCAGGTCACATATTTACCCACACCAGCCCCATATCTATCCAAACCGATATCTAAACCCATGCGCCAATAAAAACCCAAATCTGACTCACGATGATTGCGGTCTTCATCCAACCAGTCCATAAAATCATCATAAGTCTGGATTTGTTCGTAACGTTCCAATGAACAACCCAGCCACACGGGTTCTAACCAATTAGTGCGGAAATATTCCAGAATTGCCCAGGCGCGGGTAATGTCTGTCAGGGTAGGGGCGCACATCACACCACCAGGAACCATATAACTGCTATGGTAACTTGTGGAATCCTCATAATGTTACTGAAGAACTTGTTTTATAAAGCTTTTCTGCTATGAGATAACATTTTATTTTCACCATTTCAGTTTATAAATAAGGGAATATCTAGGGAATGAGCGGACAAAATCAAAATCAGGGTAATTGCGAGGGGACATATTCCACATCTACAGATGAATATGCAAACGCAGACTCAAGGGACTGGTTCGCCGATATTTTTGCAGATTTTGAGCCGCAGAACACCACAGACGGTAGCTATAGGGGAACAATGGCGAAAATTAAAGCAACGGAATTACAGTATCAAGCAGTTTTTGAGCAGAAGTTAGTCGAAGCTAATACTAATTTAAAAAGGGAGAGAATAAGAGTTAGCATTAAACAAACTGGTAATTCTCTCCAGTTACGAGCTACCCTACCGTTAAAACCAGGGGATAGTAGTGTAGGTAAGGAAAAAAAGCAGTATGATTTGTCTCTGGGGATACCAGCAAATTTAGAGGGACTGAAAACTGCAATTGAAGAAAGTTACGAGTTGGGTAAATTAATCGCTCGTCATACTTTCCAGTGGAATGAGAAATATTTAGGAATTAAATCGAGAGAGAAGCAAGAAATAAAAACCATTGGGGAATTATTAGATACATTTGACGAAAAATATTATCAAACCCGTCAGAGAACTATAACCAGTCAAAATACTTTTGCTAACTATATATCTGTAATTAAAAGAAATTTTCCTCTCACTCATTTAGCCACAAAAGATAATTTTGAGGAAATTATTAATTCATTTCAGGGGAATAAAAAAAATGAACTGATTGCGGTCAGTTCTGTTTTGATTAAAACCTTTAATTTAGGATTTAAACTTGATGTAACACGGGATAATGTCACCCCAGCCCATAGAGAAATTCCCGAAGATGATCAGATAATATCTTCTTTTGACCTCTTTGAAAAATTTGCCCTCAACCGCAAAAATACAAATATTAGTGATGAAATCGACACTTGGGAAATGTGGCGTTGGGTATATGGAATGTTGGCGACATTTGGCTTAAGACCAAGGGAATTATTTGTACAACCTGATATTAATTGGTGGATGTCTCCCCAAAATATAGACCATACTTGGAAAGTGAATAAAAATACCAAAACTGGATATCGAGAAGTTATTCCTTTTGTACCTGAATGGATAGAATTATTTGATTTACAAAATCCCAAACCATTAAAGATTTTAGAGAAAAAGGTGGCAAAAATTGCATCTGTGCAAAATATTAATTGGATGCGGAGAGATATATCCAGATGGTTTCGGAAAGTGGGAATTGAGTTTCAACCCTACGATTTGCGGCATGGTTGCGCGATTCGAGCGCATCTTCAGGGAATACCAATTAAAGCAGCAGCAGATAATTTAGGTCATACTGTTGATGAACATACAAAAACCTATCAAAGATGGTTTGGTATTGAAAACCGGAAAAAAGCCTTTGGTGAGGTAATTAGTCAAAGGTCGTTAATTGAGTTGCAAAAGAATGAAATATTGGCGCTACGGATGGAGAATGAACGATTGAAGTTGGAGGTGGAAAAGTTGAAACTGTCGAAAAATATCTGAATAAAAGCTTGTATAATTGGCAGATCAGAGGTAATATTTACCTTTAAGGTTGTGCTTGTGGATATGGGACATGATTGAGAGATGGCGATGGGATCAAGGAAGGCTTACATATTTCCGTTTCGATAATCTTAAAAAGATTTGTAAAGTTATTGTTGATCTTGAAGGCATTAATATCGGTGGAGCAGAAGACTCTATCCTGCGAGCATATTTAACCTCTCAAACGGATCTACCCTTTGCTCCAACTAATTACAAAGTGTGGAGGAACTATGCTCGTGTATTTGCTTGTTCCTTAGTTGCCACACAGCTAGATGGTCGCTTAACGGTAACAGATATTGGTCGAAACTTGGCAGGTGTTGATTCACCTGAAATTGATATAGATGAGTATTTGTCATTCTGGATTCCTCGCTTCTATTTGCCTTCCCCCGCATTCCAAGATTACACACCCTCTGATAATCGTGTTTTTCCACTGTGCGCGGTTCTGAAGTATCTATTAGCAAATTTTATAGAGTTTGGAGAGGCTGAGATAAATTTATCTGAAGTGTTTTCTTTGATTATTGGTAATGGATGTAGTGGAACTGAATCTTTAGAAAATTACCAAACTTTAAGACCAACAAATCGTTCAGCAATTGGTGACGAACAAAGGCAAGTTCGAGAAATGCTGATCTTTGCTAGCCAGATGAGTTGGTTGAAGTGGTATGGTGGCTCGTTAAAAGTTGATATAGTTCCAGGAGACTTGCAAAGCATAGAAGATTTAAGAGGAATTGTAGAGCCTCTGCAAAATCACAGAAAATCTACACAACAGCAAGAGATTATAGCTCTTGGAAGAGTCACTACTGAAATTGTTAAACCTGTTGCATTAAGTACAAGAGAAATACCTGAAGACATTATTTTCACCGAAGGTAGGAGAGTAAGAGTAACTCATTTAAGAACCGAAAGAAGTCCTCAACTGCGTAGGCTATTTTTTTCAAGAAACGCTCTTCCTGTATGTGATATGTGTAGTTGTAATACACGTCATAGATACCCCTGGACTGATAACCTGCTAGAAATTCACCACTTATTACCACTTTCATCCGCCATTACTGTTACAGGTGAAGGCACTTCTTTGGAAGATGTTGTAGGTTTGTGTCCTAATTGTCATCGAAGCGTTCACGTATATTACAAACGGTGGTTTGAAAGCAATTCTGTGAATGATTTCCTTTCTCAAGAAGAAGCTAGAAGGGTTTACGAATCGGCAAAGGAGGCAATTCAGCTATGAACTTTGCTGCAAAGATTTCTATTGATGAGCAACTGTCTATTTTAAATAAATGCATTTCAAAAAGCATAGATCTTTGTGCTGAGTTGAATCGCCTTGGCTTAAGCTACGATGACCTTAGATATCGGAATAATCCCCCTATCACTCCTAATCCTGCTAAGTTCCTAATACCTGACGATGTTGCTTCTAATAATCATGGTGTTCCAATAGTTAGTTTTTTCTCTGGCGCTGGTGGTTTGGATATTGGTTTTGAATATGCTGGCTTCAAACACCTAGCATCAATTGAAATTAATTCAATTTTCTGTCAAACAATTAGATTAAATCGACCTAATTGGTTTGTAGTAGGTCCGCCCGATTACAGTGGAGATGTTAAAAACAGAGACGAAATTTTTACAATTCTGAAGGTAATGCTTGGCATCCCAACTCCATTTGAAGGGATTTTTACAGGGGGTCCACCTTGTCAACCCTTCAGTATTGCGGCTAATCAAAGATTCTCAAAAGAAGGAGACAACTTTAAGAGAGTTGGCTTTTCTCATTCCGAATTTGGCAACCTTCTTTTTGACTTTGTTTGGTATATTCAACAGTTTAAGCCAAAAGCGTTTCTTCTTGAAAATGTTACAGGTTTGCGAGATATAGACGGTGGCAAGCAGTTGTCCGAAGCAATTAGTGTTTTAGAAGAGACTGGATATACCATTTCTGAACCTGTAGTAATGAACGCTGCAAGTTACAGTATTCCACAAAATCGGAACCGCCTTTTTGTCTTTGGTCATCGTACAGCCAATCAATTCGTATTTCCCGAAGCAAATTTAAATATTGTTCCTTGTTACAAAGCTTTTGAACACCCAGTAAACAATTTAGAAAACCACATAACACGGCAACACAAAGCAGAATCAATAATTAGATACATGGAATTGAATTATGGGAGGCGAGATAAACTGGGGCGAGTTGATAGATTAAATCCTGACCTGCCATCTAAAACAGTTATAAGTGGAGGTACAAAGGGTGGCGGGAGATCTCATCTACACCCTATTTATCCTCGTACTTTAACTGTGAGGGAGTCAGCTAGGTTACAAACATTCCCTGATAATTTTGTCTTCTCTGGTTCTCCTGCACGGCAATTTACACAAGTTGGTAATGCAGTGCCACCTTTACTAGCCCTACAGCTAGCAAACTCAATTTATTACCAAATTTATGCAGGTTCTTTGGTTCAATCAAAAGAAAAGTCCCGATCCAAAAGTAGCCATAGCACCGTCTAAAAACCTTGTTGCAGTGTAGGGCTTAGAGATCCGTCATCAAATTTTGGCAGGTGGAGATGAAATGCACTCGGACTGCGAAACCATTTTACTTGAGAATAGAAGTCAACAGCAGGATGTTTGGGGCGCGAGTTGGAATCCTATTTCTCAAGAAATTTTCTATGAATCAATGGTAAATCTCCGTCCACGTCAAAATAGAGCGATGGAAATTTTAGATCCAGCGATTCGTGAACAGGTCAAACAAATCATCCACAAGTTATTAGGAGGCGTATGAATAACTGGACTGTAGAACAAATTGCCTTTCGGTGCGTTGCCTACGGCGAGCGAAGCTATCGCCTTTCTGTACGTCTTGAACGATTGGCACAGAACTTTCTGCAAATGGCATCTCTCAGTTTGGATGGGGTTAATGGGGAAGCGGTACTTGGGATTGTTAGAGAAAGTAAAGTATTTTTAGAACTGACAGCGATTGATTTAGATGTGGACAGTGCCTTTGAACTGGCTCAAATGCAACGTCAATTGTCTCGATGGCATATTCATTGGTGGTCAACTTGGGCAAGTGATTCTAGTCGTCTGGAAATTTCAACTTTGTCTCAAACCTGGGCAAATCGAATTAGGGAGATAGCAGGAGTTCTGGTTTAAATTCCCATTTCTTAACCCTGATATGCTGAGAAGCAGAGTAGAGAAATTTATTGAAAGTGGTGCATTACATTTCATTAATGCACCTTTTTGATGCTTATTATTTGTGCGATACGCTTTTTTGCTAAACTATAATCAGGGAAACACAAGATGAGATTATGAACTTAGATACAATTCAACAAGATATTGCGTCTCTTCCTCCCGATGCACAACTAATCATAGTGGAACTCGTAGAAGTCCTGAAAAAACGTTACCTTTTGAATCAACACGAATCTTCAGA
The window above is part of the Nodularia spumigena CCY9414 genome. Proteins encoded here:
- a CDS encoding site-specific integrase; translated protein: MSGQNQNQGNCEGTYSTSTDEYANADSRDWFADIFADFEPQNTTDGSYRGTMAKIKATELQYQAVFEQKLVEANTNLKRERIRVSIKQTGNSLQLRATLPLKPGDSSVGKEKKQYDLSLGIPANLEGLKTAIEESYELGKLIARHTFQWNEKYLGIKSREKQEIKTIGELLDTFDEKYYQTRQRTITSQNTFANYISVIKRNFPLTHLATKDNFEEIINSFQGNKKNELIAVSSVLIKTFNLGFKLDVTRDNVTPAHREIPEDDQIISSFDLFEKFALNRKNTNISDEIDTWEMWRWVYGMLATFGLRPRELFVQPDINWWMSPQNIDHTWKVNKNTKTGYREVIPFVPEWIELFDLQNPKPLKILEKKVAKIASVQNINWMRRDISRWFRKVGIEFQPYDLRHGCAIRAHLQGIPIKAAADNLGHTVDEHTKTYQRWFGIENRKKAFGEVISQRSLIELQKNEILALRMENERLKLEVEKLKLSKNI
- a CDS encoding class I SAM-dependent methyltransferase, translating into MQKSKSINIPKATRYQNAAIDYYMGLTGSSYLHYGYWEVIPTIGKELTLTDLREAQAAYTAKLFSFIPEGIKTVLDVGCGIGGNAKSLCERGLSVEGLAPDTIQQEKFIQNTNGKVPFYLTTFEEFQSSHSYDLVLLSESSQYMAVEDLAQGAARLLNSGSYLLIADMMRFDASYKEGIFSNCHLANDLQTALEKAGFKLVKTEDISKSIAPTIDLCIHNFQTFGLTTFKYIADVVKIAVPPIHTIGSWAFKRWLDKPITEGLAAGEIFESHLCYQIQLWQLST
- a CDS encoding DUF1636 family protein, with product MTAQHTIFVCTTCASKWEGGKRVGESGGEKLLKHLEAHYPHWELNTKFTIQPVNCMSACDRSCVVSFAAYSKSIYMFGDISADLSPTEVAGVFECASKYYAHPEGLLPWSERPEPLKKGILARIPAVPTPSPINSTEVEVCN
- a CDS encoding HNH endonuclease encodes the protein MIERWRWDQGRLTYFRFDNLKKICKVIVDLEGINIGGAEDSILRAYLTSQTDLPFAPTNYKVWRNYARVFACSLVATQLDGRLTVTDIGRNLAGVDSPEIDIDEYLSFWIPRFYLPSPAFQDYTPSDNRVFPLCAVLKYLLANFIEFGEAEINLSEVFSLIIGNGCSGTESLENYQTLRPTNRSAIGDEQRQVREMLIFASQMSWLKWYGGSLKVDIVPGDLQSIEDLRGIVEPLQNHRKSTQQQEIIALGRVTTEIVKPVALSTREIPEDIIFTEGRRVRVTHLRTERSPQLRRLFFSRNALPVCDMCSCNTRHRYPWTDNLLEIHHLLPLSSAITVTGEGTSLEDVVGLCPNCHRSVHVYYKRWFESNSVNDFLSQEEARRVYESAKEAIQL
- a CDS encoding transporter substrate-binding domain-containing protein — its product is MNFRNFPHSQQIHRILSASIFHLRLGFAANHNCLTGVAVALVISVPTLASAAPLRVGVAGSAPFVVRKDKDTSGISVEVWKQVARSQKIEYELIPQASVANALEVVEQGELDLLIGPITITAQRLQKVDFTQPYFSTEIAVLTTAEDPSIWSRVKPFFETAVLTSMGILVILMFVVGNLVWLAERNKNSEQFPKNYLQGVGNGMWFALVTLTTVGYGDRAPVTRLGRLIAGTWMVLALVTVSSLTAGLASAITIALSGDSTEQFTSPSSLQDTRLATVKGSSSVEVVQNYSNRIQEVATLGDAVKLLSTKSADAVVFDRPALEYYLTQNPELNVKLTNLSLGNELYGFVLPIDSSLTKKLNIELRLMSENGSLKDIATRWLSYTSEDSQNPI
- a CDS encoding DUF5674 family protein: MRHQILAGGDEMHSDCETILLENRSQQQDVWGASWNPISQEIFYESMVNLRPRQNRAMEILDPAIREQVKQIIHKLLGGV
- a CDS encoding hydrogenase maturation protease — its product is MLTIIGCGNLNRSDDAVGVIIAQGLQQYLAENPHPNVRVYDCGTGGMDVMFKARGSTALIIVDASSTSSEPGAIFKVPGKELEALPEPSYNLHDFRWDHALAAGRKIFAHEFPQDVTVYLIEAANLDLGLELSPIVKHSAELVFEQLTKFINQSR
- a CDS encoding DNA cytosine methyltransferase, with protein sequence MNFAAKISIDEQLSILNKCISKSIDLCAELNRLGLSYDDLRYRNNPPITPNPAKFLIPDDVASNNHGVPIVSFFSGAGGLDIGFEYAGFKHLASIEINSIFCQTIRLNRPNWFVVGPPDYSGDVKNRDEIFTILKVMLGIPTPFEGIFTGGPPCQPFSIAANQRFSKEGDNFKRVGFSHSEFGNLLFDFVWYIQQFKPKAFLLENVTGLRDIDGGKQLSEAISVLEETGYTISEPVVMNAASYSIPQNRNRLFVFGHRTANQFVFPEANLNIVPCYKAFEHPVNNLENHITRQHKAESIIRYMELNYGRRDKLGRVDRLNPDLPSKTVISGGTKGGGRSHLHPIYPRTLTVRESARLQTFPDNFVFSGSPARQFTQVGNAVPPLLALQLANSIYYQIYAGSLVQSKEKSRSKSSHSTV
- a CDS encoding ankyrin repeat domain-containing protein — its product is MNQIKKQKLSEVTKQWLIANGYNPNNFNQQGENGDTALMKATREGVYAVVRELIDLGANINAKNHDRNNALWFACFGNHYELISLLLAAKINIDNQNDNGATVLMYAASAGKTGVAKLLLQYKPNLELRNLDDYKAIDFASNIEILGLLKNAAK